The nucleotide sequence GGGAAGACCAGGTCGCCGTAGATGTCGCGGTGCAGCGCGTTCCAGTCGTTCTCGCCGTAACGCAGCAGCGTGGGTGTGGGCTTGGTCTGCCCGGCCGCATGGCACATGTCGAGCCACTCGGCCAGGGTGTCCGGCCACGGCGCGGGCCGGCCGAGCTTCTCGGCCCAGTCCCGGGCGATCGGCAGCAGGTAGGGGTAGAACTCCTCCCGCAGCCCGGCGACGAGATCCGGGACGGGGTCGGCGAAGTAGCGGTACTGCCCAGACCCGTACCGGAAGCGGGCCATGTCGACCGTGGCGCGGAACCGCTCGGTCTCGTCGTAGAGCTTCACGACCGAGCGACAGTCGTCCGAGGTCAGCAGCGGCGCGGTCTGGGCGCAGCCGAAGTCGTTGACCTCGTCGGTCAGGGCGGGCCAGTCGAGCCGGCTCAGCGTGCTCATGCGGCGGCCTCCAGAGTCAGCAGGGTCTGCTTCGCGTCGACGCCACCGACGTACTGACCGATGGTGCCGTCGCTGCGTACCACCCGATGGCACGGTACGACGACCGGCAGCGGATTGGTCGCGCAGGCCGAGCCCACGGCGCGCACCGCCTTCGGATTGCCTGCTGCAGCGGCGATCGCGGCGTAGGTCGCGGTGGTGCCATAGGCGATGTCGGGTAGCTGGGCCAGCACGGTCCGGCGGAACCCCGCCGACAGCCGGAAGTCCAGCGGCAGGTCGAACCGGGTACGCCGGCCGACGAAGTACTCCTCGATCTCGCGTGCGGCGAGGTCGAGCCGTGCAGGTGCGCGCAGCACCCGCGGGCTCACCGTGTCGGCGAGCTGCTGGAGCACCCGGTCGTGGTCCTCGCGGGCGTAGGCGACCCGGACCAGGCCCTGGTCGGTGGCGGCGAGCAACAGCGCACCGAGCGGGGTGTCCACGGTCCGGAA is from Mycobacteriales bacterium and encodes:
- a CDS encoding 2OG-Fe(II) oxygenase — translated: MSTLSRLDWPALTDEVNDFGCAQTAPLLTSDDCRSVVKLYDETERFRATVDMARFRYGSGQYRYFADPVPDLVAGLREEFYPYLLPIARDWAEKLGRPAPWPDTLAEWLDMCHAAGQTKPTPTLLRYGENDWNALHRDIYGDLVFP
- a CDS encoding methylated-DNA--[protein]-cysteine S-methyltransferase, which codes for MMTTPELPTAAELLAALPRVDDDAERRLHARLAAAALDAGILDVAFRTVDTPLGALLLAATDQGLVRVAYAREDHDRVLQQLADTVSPRVLRAPARLDLAAREIEEYFVGRRTRFDLPLDFRLSAGFRRTVLAQLPDIAYGTTATYAAIAAAAGNPKAVRAVGSACATNPLPVVVPCHRVVRSDGTIGQYVGGVDAKQTLLTLEAAA